In Syntrophorhabdus sp., the genomic stretch GAAACATCCGGGAACGGATAGCCGACGCGAGACGGGAGCTTGGCAAGGACCTTGTCGTCCTCGCCCACTATTACCAGAACATCGACATCGTGCGCTCCGCCGATTTTGTGGGGGACTC encodes the following:
- a CDS encoding quinolinate synthase NadA; protein product: MTADKSIPDGNIRERIADARRELGKDLVVLAHYYQNIDIVRSADFVGDS